Part of the Cercospora beticola chromosome 5, complete sequence genome is shown below.
TTGACATCATGTTCTCGAGGGATGTTCCGACAAGGCAGTTCAAGAAGTATCGTGTAGAGTAGCGTGGTTCGACACTGCAATACTGCTACGTCGAGCATGGGTCTGGTTTTAAAGGTTGAGGGAGATATTGGGTGCGCTGGCTCCGCAATCAATCCCTGTTGAAGTGAAGGCCCTTGTCATCAAAGAGCCTCGTTGGCTTTGCGACTGTCATATCTTCTCGCTTATCCAGATCGCGCCTCGACAGCCACCTCTGATGACTCCAGTCAAAAGCTCATATGGATTCGCCTCTTTCGCGTCGTTCTCGACTGCATGATCCAGATGCTCCAATTCTTCATCTCGTATCCGTCTGATGTCCTTGATCAACTCTCTCAACTCCTCCCCGGGCTCCTCTCCCCTTTCTTCCATGTCCTTGAACCACGACAATAGCTCTCGCACTTGACTGTTATAATGGTCCCCAATTTCTGTCTCTACCGCCTCAGTACAAGCCATCGCAGCTTCTCGACCTAGCACACCTGTCCCCCAACCGAGgacagtggcagcagcatgcCAGACGGGATACATCGCAGTCGGTCGTATGCGGTGTTTGGCAAGCAGTTCGTTGAATTTCTTGAAATGCCCTTCTTCCTGGTCATACATATGTCTCATCAACGGTCGCAGGTGTGGATGTGCTTTGATGACCGGAGGAGTTTGCGAGGTATAAATCAAGGTCGCTGCTAATTCGCCTGCCTGGTTGACTCGGAGTGCGGAATCGAGAAATTTCTTTTGAGCTTCAGTAAGTGGTTTGGTTCGCGGCGCATGCTTTCTGTCCAGTGTTTCCGGTTGCTTTTCGTCCTGTAATCGTAGTCGGGATGTCGTCCTGAAGGCGCGGCGACTTTGCAGCTGGAAGGCCAATGGTGTGAGGCGGGCCTTGAGTGGCAATGTGGGTGATACTGTACCCATCATGTGAGGATCCCTCAGTGTGCGGATTCAGTACAGTTTTCACAGGATTAGCCTGTATGGCAGTATGGACTCGGCATGTGATgatagaagaagatgaggtgAATGGGAAAGAAAGTCGTCATTGAAGCCGCAACCACTACAATAGGTTTAGAGTTTATGCAGGGATGGCACGTTCCTCCATTGTCGCTTGTCGCTTTTGGCTTCTTTGGTACGTCGCCGCGACTCTACCTCTCTCTCAACTTCATCCATTCACAACTACTACCCATCTACAACAGACACTCGCCCTTTCTCTCACCACCCACCGCCGCACTTTGAAAAGTTGCAGGCTTGCTCCCGACCACCAAGAATCACTACTGAACAACATTCTTCTGCGCCGACATCACGCTTACAACCAACCGACCGTCGTTCTTTGATCTGCACCGTACCCAACGGCACCAGCGACAGCTTTGTCCAACGGCGGCGACGGTCAAAGAATCTCTCTGCACCCGCTCTTAGCGGCAGTGACTCGTCCACCTTCGGCAGACTCGATTCTATAACTCGACATCATGGCCGACTTGGACGAGGAACTTTTGGGCTTGGTTGGTGACGATGACAGCGGTGACGAGAGTAGCGTCGACGACTTTGAGCGACTGGAACAGGCtgagctcgatgagcttTCAGGCGCCGAAGAGCCGCAGCCGAGCGTGGAGAAGGTTGAGGAGGCACCAGAGCGAAAGAAGGGTGTCGCACAGAAAGTGAGAGCCAAGCGGGGCAAAAGGAAGGTCAGACAACcaagcgaagacgaagatgatgtcgCGTAAGTGTCCCAACCGTGCCCCTCTGGCACTGTCAGGCCTTCGTTCGCCGCTCTCGATGGCTACCCACTGCATAATTGATGGCATGCGATCCGGTGACCTTGCTGACTGAATGGTTTGTAGCTCGCTCACGCCTGGGTCACCTGAATCGGTTCagcacgacgatgacgaagcgGATGCGCctggcgaggacgacgaggatatGAAGCCGTTATACCCGCTGGAGGGCAAGTACGAGTCGGAACAGGACAAATCCTATGTGCTCGGGTTGTCGGAAATTCAGCGAGAAGAGCTTCTGGCGAGTCGCGCTGAAGAGGTTACACGACGCACTCAAGACCAGCTCCTTAAGAGGGCGTTGGCTAGCACAGCCGCCAGCAAGCAGAAGCGAAAGGCAGCTGCCGCAGATCTTGAGGACAACAACAGGCGCACTACTCGTCCGAAAACGGAAAAGCAGGTCGCTTTGGACTCATACCGGAAGGCAAGAGAGGAGAAGGGCGCGCAGCGAGATCGCCTGGCTAGCACTCGAGACGATCGCAAAGACGAGagatcgccatcatcgcatGGCTCGGACCGGGATGCCGATGGTGAGAGCGAAGTCGAATGGGCAGCCGAACCAGAGCGCAAGGACGATCCCGCGGCCGAAATCAAGGACTTCGATCGCACACGTATCGGTCGTAGCGCATTCGCTCGCGTCTGCTTCTATCCAGGATTCGAGCAAGCCATCCGCGGTTGCTTTGCACGAGTTGCCATCGGACAGAATCGCGAGACTGGCCAGACGATGTATCGCATGTGCCAAATCAAGGAAGTCATAGAGGGCAAGCCATACACGTTGGAGAACTCGGCTGGAAAGACCTTCACAACCGATCAGTATGCCATCGTGGCCCAAGGCAGCTCTGAAAAGCCTTGGCCATTCCAAGCTTGCTCCGACGGCCACATCACAGAGTCTGAATATGGTCGCTATGTCGACAcgctgaagaaggagaacatGAAGCCGCCATCTCGACGATTCCTGGTTAAGAAGCTGGACGATATCAACGGTCTCATCAATCTCCACTTCACAGAAGAGATGTTGAATCAGAAATTTGCCAAGCAGCGGGCGATACAGCTCAAATACGATCCGGTGCACCAAGCCAAGCTGAAGCGCAAGGACATCGAGAAACGCCGTGCTGAAGCTGAGCAAAATatggacgaagaggaggttGCTAGATGTGACGACGAACTTCAGGCGCTCGAGAATGGTGCTGCGAATGGAGGAACGAAGATCGCACCAAAGGTCAAGGCTAAGGATCAGGCCAGTCCTGCGAAACCCATGGCGCAGCATGAGAGTCTGGCCATTCTCAACAGGCAAAATCGGGCCAAGAATCAGCAAGAAGTCCGCCAGGCATTGATCAAGGAGCGACAGAAGATCGAGAGGGCCCGCAAAGAAGCATATGACAGAAAGACGGCAGAAGTGAGAGAAAAGGTGCACGCAAAGGCCAAAGCTAGACGATCATCACAAGACAAGGAGTTGTTCGGCGAAGACACTCCTGCCACCAGCCGAGCGGGCACCCCGGCCACGAATGGCACTAGCACACCGAAGAGACGCACTGATATTCCGCTCAACGGCGCCGTCAAAGGTCCGATTGGCgctctcaagaagaagacaatGGATGATGATGTTATCGGCGGCCTCGACTTGGACATTGACATTGAGATTTGAGACTGGCATGAGGCAGCACGTTTGTAACATTGCGACATTGCGACACAAGTTCTTCCTCGGCCTACATGACTGCGATTTTGGGCTTGAGACGAGCTCAGGGCCGACGCAACTGTAAAAATAGAGCTTGTGGCTGAGTTGCAACCATTTTTGAAGCGTTCTGAGCAaaaagcaagcagcagatcaAGAACACGAAGTCAGGTGGAGAGCGTGCGAAGAATCTTTCTCGCAGCAAATAGAGGCTTGCTATGAAGTCTTTGAATGAACACACAACGCAATCCCTCCCAACACGAATCCCATTCCGAGCCAAGTGTCCCGTGATATGACTTTGCCATCTGCCCACCATTCTCCTAAGACAGTGAACAGGAATGCCAGTGAGTTTGTGATGGGAACTGTCAAGCTCAGTTCTGTATCGCAAAGGTCAGCAAAGGATGCATTCCAGCGAAGTCTTGGCAGAACGAAAGTGAATGGCAACAAACTCACCGGCCTGCCCTATCAACAAGAAAAACCAAATGCTACCCGTGACGTTCAACAACAGTGGGATCGCATATCTTGGACTCCTGAGTAGATCAATCACGGCGTAAGCAATTCCAAAGAACTTTCGTTTTATCCAGGGCACGTTTGGGTCCGTGAGGTAGGGTCGGGAAGGCTTAGGTGCAGCGTCTCGTAGGACTGCGGCTTTGCGCATGAAGGGTGTTGTTAAGCCCCAGCAGGCTCCGACCTGGAGGTTTGTGAGTTTGTGGTACGGAAATGGAGAGCTTGGAAGTTGGGTAGGTGAATACCATGAGGAAGCCGATGACCCAGCGCCAGATgggcggagaggagggaaCTTCGAGAGTAGGAGCGTCGGGGTCCATAGCCTACGATGCGAATGATGAGATGCTGTTGATGCTCGGATGTGAATGGTTACATGTAGCCAGCAGGGGAAGTAGGACTGCGATGCTTGGCATTGTTCGGGCGAACATTTGATCCGTGCCGACGTCGCTTCCCGCAACAACACCTGCATCAACATCTAGACAACAAGCTCAAATGTCGTTCGCCTGTCTCAAGCTCTTACGAATTTGCCCGCACGCTATCGTTGAGGGACGCCTATCTCTCACTAACGTAAGCTTGCAGTCTTACATCGCGAGACAGGTGTCGCCGAAAGATTGCTCTCATCTTATGAACATGCAAAACATGCAGTCGCAGAAATTGGACATCAAGCCTCAGTTTCACCAGTTCCAGTACCCTATAAAGTAAAGCATACATGTGCTCTCAGGAGTCATCAGCACATCAGCTCTTCGATCGTCCTTGCAGTACCAAAATTTCTTCAGTGCCCAAGCACTACCAGATCACTACATCCCAACATGCAGAGACAATCTGAGATTGACAAGTTTCTCGCAGCCTTGTGCCACTGGCTAGCTGCCATTAACGATGGCATACCAGCTGATATGCATCGAATCGCAATGGACATGGCTCATCCTCATCTCTCGGTAGTCACCGTATCATCCAATATCGTAACACTCAGACAGCTGCTGAGAGACTATGAGTCTCGCGTCCATGAAGCGAAGTCGCAGTCGTCTCTCGTTGCGGACTTCTGCAGGCTCAATCAGCTTCTGCAGTGCGAATATGTGGAGCAAAATTCGAAACTAACCGCAGCAGCGGCCGAAAAAAAATCATTGACACTCAAGATAAATCGGCTGGAAGAGAAGTTGAGCAAGACTGAGGCGGAAAACGATCGATTGATCCGGCAAAAATATCCAGCAAGACTCGGGCCACCACCTCACTCATCTCCGTGGTATGCTTTGGATCACGGCCCAAAGTCCCACCTGTCGCAAGTGCTGGACCGGCCCAAAGCAGCGAAGCGCGACTCCAAGTCGTCACTGCAGGACAACTCCAACTGGAAAAAGAAGTACGACGAGCTCTTACACAAATACAAGAAAAGTGAAGCCAACCTCAAGCAGCTGGCAACTGGCAGACAACGGCGAGACAGCGGGCTCGAGGACCAAGCGACGTCTTCGCATGATCGAGCTGCATCTGTTTCCTCCGACCCCCTAGTATTACATACCGACCTCGAACGCAGCATTTCACGGCTCCGCGAGCAAAAAGACGACCAGCGCCAACGACTGACTCAGCTTAAAGCCAAGAACGAGGGGCTTCAAGCCGAGTTAGATGATCTGGAGCAAGACAAAGCAGTCCTGGAAGCCCAGAATGTTATGGCTAGTACCAAGCTTTCGATTGCGCAGCGAACGCAGACATTGCTGCAGAAACAAGTGCGTACTCTTCAGCATGAGTGTGATGCTTTATGGGAGCACCTGATCTACATTGAAGCTGAAAGGGACGATGTTGGTGGAGAATCAGTGCAGAATCGAGGCGAGAAGGCTGGTGGCTGGGTACAACAGGCGGCCGCCGTGGTTCTGGGAGTGCTGCAAGAGGTGAACGAAAGACAAAAGATGTATTACGTGCTACACTGATCATCAGAGGGGAGTTCGAAGAAAAGTCTTGTGTCAACAGAATTGCGTTTGTAACAGTAGATCTGCTGAGAAGGGCGTAAATGCAGCAGAAATCATTTCATTTTCATTAGAGCCAGCGATACCCAATGTAGTCCCGACTGCGGATCTACATCCGAATCTCGAGCATCAAACCCAACATATTACATTAACGATCATCCTTGTTTCATGTTCATGAACGTCCTGCACCGATTAGTGTTGTGGTCACAGTATTCGTTCGTTACACAGCGACTCCAATCGGACGAATGAACGCAAGATCTCGTCAATGTCGGATCAACGCAAACACCTTGTTCGTCCAATCCCCCTCGCGTGCATTGCTCCTGCGGGAGACATTGAGTTGATTCTTCGGATATTGTGCAACCGCGCTTCGGGATGCAGCGGCTATTGGATCCGCACGAAAACTCCCCGTGGCATTCAGTGAGGGAGCCATAATTCTTGCATACTTCTTGACAACGACGTTGTCCGCTACCAACAGAATCACATGACTCGCCTAGGAGGCAATCGGTGGCGACAGAACATGACCGGTCTGGTGTCCGCTCTCGACAGCGGCCGGAGGCTCCGTGGCAGCCTTGGGTTGGCGAGCATCCGCTACGGTCTGCAAAAGTGCAAGTGCCTGGCGCCGGTGGAACTTGGCACACGAGGACACTCTCGACGCCGTTCACGAAATCCTCCTTGCATACTTTGCCGCTGGCACAGCCGGACGATGAGCCCTTTGTCTGACACCTCTGTTGGCAGTGGCCAATCAACCTGCCGAATTCGTCTAAACTGCGAACGCACAGTTCATCCATGAAGCATTATTGATGTGCGCCGCATGTTCGATCGTTTCTGACTTCGCAGGTCCGGGCCATCTCAGAGCAGCCTTCTCCTGCCAGACATTGACTCGAATCGTCCCGGTTACAGAAGCGAGCAGGTGGTGGTCCCGGTTGACAGAAGCCCTCTTGGCAATTCAGGCCGGATGCAGGACAGAGACCCATTGTCTGTTGGCAATCGACTCTGCAAAGGCCCGCGGACACAAGCTCACCGTACCAACAGCCTTCATCGGGAAAACATGCGTCGCTATTCGAACACATGCGGTCCAATGTGCGCTCCTCGCAGAGGCCAGCGAGAACATTGCAGCCCTCTGTTTCCAAGCATGATTCGGAGCTCAAAGCCGTACACTTCCGTCTCAAGTCTTTCGGCTGGCACTTTCGGGGATAATCGCCTTCAGCGCATTCATGGTTGAACGGACATTGACTGTTATCGCCGCAAGCCTCAGGTGGATTTTGGCATTTTCTGTCGATGCAGCTTTGTGTTGCAGGACATCTGTCGGCGGTTTTGCAATATTGAAAGCcgtcgaagcagaagcggtAGAAAGTGTCACAAGTGCCAACAGAACACTCTGCTGACGAGGAGCATATTTCTCTGCAGCTCCCGTCGAGGCATCTTTCGTCCGTGAAACAACCATCGAAGCAAGAACGATTGGGCGTTCGCGGCTTGCACATTCCCTGTCCGACGGAATTTAGCAGACAACCCTCGTCCGCTAAACACTCGCCTGTGTTGCTAGCCGTGCAAAATCGTTGGGGCGGGCTCAAAGGCCTTGGTTTGCACGTCATTGGGTCCTCAGGTCTTGAGCCGGCGGCGCATATCTGATCGAAAGGACACTGATTATCTTGAAAGCAGGTCGAGGGAGGGTCTTGGCATCTTTTTCCAATGCAGCTCTGCGTTGACGGGCATGTCTCGGCGCTTTCGCAACGCTGGTAATCAAAACAGTATCCAGAGGGATTATCACAAGTCCCAACAGAGCAATCTGCGGATGTGGTGCACTTCTCTCTGCAGGAGCCCTCGAAGCAGTCTTCGTCCGAGAGACAATTGTTAGGCTCAGTGGGACAAGAGCGACCGAGCGTGCGCGGCTTGCATTCTCCGTTGTAGCCCGCCGTCAGCAGACAGCCCTCGTCGCTAGAGCACACGCCAGTGTTGTAAAGATTACAGGAGCGTGTGGGCGGTGACACAGGCCTTGTCTTGCACGTCCTCGTCTCTTCCGGATCGCGAGTGGTTGGGCAGTATTGGCCGGCAGGACATACGGCGTCCTCGTCGCATGAAGCTGGTGGATTGCGACAGTTGCCAGCGATGCAGCTCTGCCCCTCTACACATTGCCCTGCGTTGTCACACTGCTTGTTTTCGGTGCAGACTCCAGATCCAGTAGCCCGATCGcaccaccacttctcccCACATTCTGCATCGCCGCGGCATGTAGCTGGTAGAGTCAAACAAAGCTCTCCTATACAGTTTCTCCTTGGACTACCCGGGGCGCATTGCGAGGTGAGGGTACAAGTTGTCGCTGCTACACAGGTCATAGCTGAGCCACAGATCCAGGCTTGTCCGCATTGCGAATCAAGTGAGCAAGTAGCTGGACACTCGCCATCGTCGCGACAAGTGCTTGGCGGTGTCGAACAAGTGTTGCCGAGACAGCTCTCGGTGGCAGAGCAGTCGCTTGCACTGTCGCAACGCTTGGGTACAGGCACGCATGCTTGCTGTTCGCAGTTGAAGCCCGTTGGACATCCATTGTTGCTCGAACAGGCCGTTGGAAGACTTCGACAGAAGCCACGGAAACAAACCTTGCCGCTCCCCTGGCAAGTGCTTTGGTCAGAGCATACCGTGCCCTCGATGCAGCTAGATTGATCACAAATTCGTGCTTCGCCGCATCCAAGATCCGTATTACAGCTCGATGGCGTCGGTTTACAAACTTCCCCGATACATGATTCGCCGGAACGGCACGTAGCACTAAATCTGCAAGTCCTTTGCGTGACTTCCTGGCAAATGCCTGTTCCTGGAGTCTGACCAAAAGGCTGACATTGTTGCCCAGCTGGACAAACAGGTGTGCCAAAGATGCATGTTTTAGGTTGACCGCAAACGCCATCGTTGCAAAGTTCTCCTGTCTTCGTGCATTGCGAAGTCATGGAGCATAATTGCGGGATCGGAACTATGCACACGCCTTCCAAACAAGTCGCCGGCGCATTACAAGGGTTGGTCTCAGAACACTCGGGCGGCGGTGGTACGCACACACCTTGCTGGCAGATTTTCCCGCCTGTACAGGCCTTGCTTTGCGAGCACTCGGGCTCAGGTATCGGTAGAACACACACACCTTCCTGGCAGCTCTTTCCGCCAGTACAAGCCTTGGTCTCAGAGCACTCGGGGTCCGGCAACACGCAAACGCCTTCCCGACAGATTTTCCCACCAGTGCAAGCCTTAGAAAGCGAACACTCGGGCTCAGGCGTCGGTAAGACGCACACACCTTCCTGGCAGATTTTCCCGCCGGTACAAGTCTTGCTTTGCGAGCACTCAGGTGTCGGCAACACGCAGACGCCTTCCTGGCAACTTTTCCCGCCAGTGCAAGCCTTAAAAATTGAGCACTCAGGCTCAGGCGTCGGCGGAGTCACGCACTTGTTATCAGTGGAGCAGATCTTTCCGCCTGAACAATCGATCGCAGTTCTGCACTCGTCCACGCAGCGGCCAGACTTGCAGACTTTTCCAGCCCTCGAACACTCGTTGTCATTTGTGCACTCAGGAGGTGTAACACAAACGTTGTTCTGACAAAGCTTTCCGATCTCGCAGTCGGAAGAGTCGCCGCATTCAACGCAGGTTCCGCTCTTGCAGCGCCTGGTCGTACCGGAGCACTATACTTGGTCAGTGATGCTACCTTTTACGCGAGTTGGAGGAGAGACTTACCTTCACATTGCACTTGCCGCAATGCAAGGGATCCGAAGCGTAtgtgtccttcttcttgcagcCGCCATCGCATAGCTCGAACCCCGAAGAACAGGTGACAGGCGTGGTGACACATTTGCCTTGCACGCACGATTGTCCGTCGGTGCACTTTGTGTTGCAATCTCCGCAGTGGTCTCTGTCTTTGGATAAGGATGTCTTGTACACGCAAACGCCATTGCACAACACTGCGTCCTCTCTGCATGGGGTCTTGCATTTGGAATTCTGGCATATAAGGTCGCCTCCGCACTATGAAGACCTGGTCAGTATGCTGGTGACGACGGTTGGTGGTTGGAAAAGAGATACCTTTTGTCCGCAGCCACCACAATGATTCTTGTCAGTCCTGCGATCGACACATGCGCCATCGCACCACCACTTCGTAGGCTTTGGGCAAGTCGGCTGAGGTGTCGTGCATTTCCCACCGATACATTTCTGCCCAGATCCGCATACGGTGCCACAGGTTCCGCAGTTGTTCTCGTCATTGCCCAGGCTCGCGCAGTAACCCCCGCAAGGCTTCCGGCATGTAGACTGGGGAAGATAGCATCTCGGTAACTTGTCGCATCTCTGCTTCACGCAATCGCAGATGGTCTTGATGACTTCGTACTTGTAAGCTTTAAGGCACTTGGGCTCTTGTTGCTATCGAATCGTTGGCTGGAGGGCAAGGAGGAGCAGTACTCGCGGGCCTGCTGGTTTTCCGATAGTAAGTTGACGATGACCCTGTACTTTTGAGTGCATGGCGTCGCGTCCACGACGCCAAATGTAAAAAGCCAGAGAAGGCCCAAGGCCAAGGTGAGAGATACTCTCGTCATCTCGTGAGGAGAAAGCAATCAAACCGACACAACAAACACGACATGTACTCGTGGAGGCTGTTTGTCGCGCATCTTGTACGAGACGACAAACTCCTTGTCTTCCAGACACGCCTGACCGCGCTGGTGACACTGCGCCAGGCTTGGTCCTCGCGTTTTGAAAACGCTAGTCATGACTCCAGGCGTGGCAGTGGCCTGATCTCGAAGTTGCGAAGCGCCATTCTTCCAGGCATGATAGGCTACACACTATGGCGGTCGCTTAGAACTTCTCCCTCCCATCGCCAGATTGGGTCATGTCAAGCGACAAAAGCGGATGGCTTGCATCTGGACCTAGAAGCCGCTAGTTCTAGATGTGCCAAGATTTGCGGCGTTCTCCAAGATAGTCGGCGCGCAGAAGAGAATGGTGCGTGCTTCAGCAGGCTCCGACTTGCACATAGATGAGCTCGCGGTGATGCAGAATCAAATGCTTGCTATGCGTCAAATTTAATCTTCTGTTTCACCTGCATCGAAGGATGATTGAAGCGTTAGGACTGTTTGCCGCCAAGCGCTGCGTCGAACTCAAACTGGACGCCTCATACCGGCCTCAAATTTAGTCTGCTCTGTTTGGGCAATTAGCGAAGGTACATCATACATGTTCACCACGTGGCTACAGCCGCATGAGACTCTGCCGGACAAGGTGAGCTGATGTGGTATGCCAAAGACAGGCCTCAAAGTATCGCTCATCTTGGCAGGACTCTAGAACTCGGAGCGACAACGTCGTTGGAGGAACCATGCTTGTTGCCGCAGTACATGTTCAACTCCAAAAGTGGTATCATGAATTGAACGAGTCTCGCTGGGCAACCGCTGTGATTGCCACTCACGGAAGGTGAAGTTTCCCTGCGGAGAAAAGTCCGACGTTCTGCAGGCTGTTCGAGATACCTCCTCATTGGCATTTGTTGACCGGTCATTCCTATCTTGGGGAAACGTATAGCATCGAGAGACGAAGCCGGATTGCAGGAAGTGTTGAGCCATGTCGCGTGTGTGGTCCAAGCCGGAATCCATTAGTTAGAGAAAATGCTTGCTGAGGGTTCTGTGCTGCTCTTGCGTTGCCAACGAATGTTTCTCCCCAGATTCCGCCGGGGCTTAAGATCGCGATCCAGAATGCACTGTAATTAAGCCTAGACTCCTGTTCATCAACAAGCACAAGTCTGATAAACCATTCTCTCCATTTCAAGACACCACTTCCATTCGCCAGCAACGTGCCTGGTCTAAGACTCTCTCAACTGCGTCGCATGGTCCTCATGAAAGTCTGACGAAAAATTCTTGTCATACCTCTCGCTTGCCATCTTCAACGCGCCTCATCGCCTTTCATCCAATGCAATACGGACTCTATCAGCGGTTCTTTTCACATCACGCCCTACTACAGTCGTTCCAAGCAACGAGAATACTGTGCCCCCTGGACTAGTGCTTGAAGATCGCGTTGGAGTCCCTGAACGGGGCTGGGTGGCCGATGATGCTCACGTTTTTAGGCGTTCTCGAGAGGCGTCTCGAGGCAAGTGTGGACATCGATGCTTGCCACATTCGACTGATCGAGTCTCCGAGACGCTGTGTCCAGGGTGATCATTACTTGAATAGATCTCTTCGTCCTGAAAACGTTGCGAGAGCATTTGCACCGCGGTCCTTGGCCTCCACCACACCTTCAGTGCTGTGCTCACAGCGCCCGCTGCTATGGCGGGTTTGGAGTCGGAAAGGGAATTCGCACTGCCTCGTACCTGGCGCATGTGAACGAGCTATTTGAGATGCGCGAGAGAAGTGTGGATTGTTCTTGGAGATGGAGTACCTCCTAGGATCGAGTGAGGCAACGAGACAGTCTTGGCAGAGAGAGCAGGAGGCTTGGCGGGCCGAAACGCTTCGAAGCCCGCTCCTTCAGAACAGGCTGAATGCTGTTCATCATCCTTCGCAGCTGGCCGACGACACGTCCAGCAGTATCTCACACCAGCCCGCCCACCCTTTGCTAAGTATACCATTTCTATTCTCTGTGTCCACCTCTCCTATCGAACAACTCATTACCATGGCTCCTTCACGCGTCTCTCCATCCCCAGACTCCACCTCCGCTGGCCTCACAGCCGACCGGAAACAGTTCTGGCACGAAAATGGCTATCTCCTCATACCCGACGCTCTCACTCCTAAACAAGTCTCTACCCTCCTCTCCGAATCCCAACGCATGCTCTCCGACTTCGACCTCTCCACCCATCCCATGACCCGCTTCAGCACAGGCGAAAAGTCCTCCCACGTGGGCGATGACTACTTCCTCACCTCTGGTGACAAGGTACGATTTttcttcgaagaagacgccTTCGATCCTGCAACGAACGCTCTCTCGAAACCGAAAGAGAAAGCAATCAACAAGATTGGCCACTATCTTCACGAGCTCAACCCACACTTCAAATCCATTTCAATCAACTCTGCCAACGCGGCGATTGCGCGCGATCTGGGCTTCGAAGATCCCAGAGTGTTGCAAAGCATGGTGATCTGCAAACAGCCTGAAATCGGAGGCGCAGTACCTCCGCATCAGGATAGCGTGTTTCTGTACACGAATCCGCCGTCTGCAGTGGGGTTCTGGTATGCGTTGGAAGATTGCACAGTAGAGAACGGATGTTTGAGTTTCGCGCCGGGCTCGCATAGGAGAGCGCCAATCAAGCAGAGGTTTGTGAGGAAACAGGACAACAGCGGGACGGAGTTTGCCGCGAATGAGAATGGCGAGGAATGGCCGAGGGAATTCGAGAAGCAGGATGGTGTAGGTCAAGACCAAGAGGAGTATGTGCTCGGAGAAGTGAAGGCGGGCACACTAGTGTTGATCCACGGGAATATCCTACACAAGAGCGAGAGGAATTTGAGTCAGAAAGGGAGGATGATCTACACGTTCCATATGATCGAGGGTGGGAATAAGTACGACGAAAGGAAT
Proteins encoded:
- a CDS encoding uncharacterized protein (BUSCO:EOG09264XOZ); the protein is MADLDEELLGLVGDDDSGDESSVDDFERLEQAELDELSGAEEPQPSVEKVEEAPERKKGVAQKVRAKRGKRKVRQPSEDEDDVASLTPGSPESVQHDDDEADAPGEDDEDMKPLYPLEGKYESEQDKSYVLGLSEIQREELLASRAEEVTRRTQDQLLKRALASTAASKQKRKAAAADLEDNNRRTTRPKTEKQVALDSYRKAREEKGAQRDRLASTRDDRKDERSPSSHGSDRDADGESEVEWAAEPERKDDPAAEIKDFDRTRIGRSAFARVCFYPGFEQAIRGCFARVAIGQNRETGQTMYRMCQIKEVIEGKPYTLENSAGKTFTTDQYAIVAQGSSEKPWPFQACSDGHITESEYGRYVDTLKKENMKPPSRRFLVKKLDDINGLINLHFTEEMLNQKFAKQRAIQLKYDPVHQAKLKRKDIEKRRAEAEQNMDEEEVARCDDELQALENGAANGGTKIAPKVKAKDQASPAKPMAQHESLAILNRQNRAKNQQEVRQALIKERQKIERARKEAYDRKTAEVREKVHAKAKARRSSQDKELFGEDTPATSRAGTPATNGTSTPKRRTDIPLNGAVKGPIGALKKKTMDDDVIGGLDLDIDIEI